A single window of Granulicella mallensis MP5ACTX8 DNA harbors:
- a CDS encoding Kelch repeat-containing protein, with protein MRICNRLGVFTLFATALISVVGCGGKGGGGNSTTTPPPPATYTIGGTISGLTATGLVLQDNGGDSLTVGANASSFTFATPITSGGAYSATVLTQPAGLNCTVTSGSGTASANVTTVSIVCVQAYTIGGSVFGLSGTGLVLQDNGGNNLTVGASAKSYAFVFPNTIPSAGVPYSVTVLSDPAGQSCTVAGPIGTAKASVTNVDVSCTANSSASYIISGTVTGLKGAGLILQDQAGVNDNDLLPVDANGNFTFVDPIPAGGTYNVTVLTPPPGRHCVITNGTGAPIADVSNVSVVCLGEWTWIGGNNIVGSNGEQPGVYGTLGTPDPANIPGGRQQELTWTDSTGKFWLFGGYGEDSTGVGFGGQLNDLWRFDPALGTAGEWTWMGGSNVTPPSTSLGAAGEPGSYGTLGVTSPLNNPGGREQVASWLDASGSLWLFGGEGIDETGGTGQLNDLWKFDPTKGPTGEWTWLGGNSHVPFVFGGQIGVYGAPGTPDPANIPGGRYGSMTWKDASGNFWLFGGQGTDVAGTQGYLNDLWQYAPSTGEWTWMGGSSSIGDSQGQSGTYGTQGTPDPTNIPGGRDAGVTWTDASGNFWLFGGLGIDAAGNLAYLNDLWKYTPSAIGNTGQWTWMGGGTTAPQAYSGLSGVYGVQGTADPANIPGGRYSAISWTDASGMFWLFSGSGYDSIGLQGSLNDLWKYTPSVTGDTGQWTWMGGSTIVGHAQGQGQSGIYGMLGIAGSNNNPGGRFGSASWIDSTGNLWLFGGDGFDSTLTGMQGNLNDLWKYQP; from the coding sequence ATGAGAATCTGCAATAGATTAGGTGTCTTTACGTTATTCGCCACGGCGTTGATCTCCGTTGTTGGTTGCGGAGGCAAAGGCGGAGGTGGCAATTCGACTACGACTCCACCCCCACCCGCTACCTACACGATCGGCGGTACGATCTCGGGGCTTACTGCAACAGGGTTGGTCTTGCAGGATAACGGCGGAGACAGCTTGACGGTGGGTGCAAACGCGAGCAGCTTTACCTTCGCTACTCCGATCACGAGCGGCGGCGCTTACAGTGCCACGGTGCTCACCCAGCCGGCAGGCTTGAACTGTACGGTGACCAGCGGCAGCGGTACGGCCAGTGCGAATGTCACCACTGTGAGTATTGTCTGCGTTCAGGCGTATACGATCGGCGGTTCGGTCTTTGGGCTCAGCGGCACGGGGTTGGTGTTGCAGGATAACGGTGGCAACAACCTGACGGTGGGCGCGAGTGCTAAGAGTTACGCCTTCGTCTTTCCCAATACGATTCCCAGCGCTGGTGTGCCCTACAGCGTCACGGTGCTCTCCGATCCCGCCGGTCAGTCTTGCACGGTCGCTGGCCCCATTGGAACAGCCAAAGCGAGTGTCACGAATGTCGATGTGTCCTGCACGGCAAACTCATCGGCCTCCTACATCATCAGCGGCACGGTGACAGGGCTTAAGGGGGCGGGGCTGATTCTGCAGGATCAAGCCGGTGTCAACGACAATGACCTCTTGCCGGTGGACGCAAACGGCAACTTCACCTTCGTTGATCCGATTCCCGCTGGCGGTACTTACAACGTAACGGTGCTAACCCCACCCCCAGGCCGGCACTGCGTGATCACCAATGGCACTGGCGCACCCATTGCCGATGTGTCGAACGTGAGTGTTGTCTGCCTCGGTGAGTGGACCTGGATAGGTGGCAACAACATCGTGGGAAGCAACGGCGAGCAACCCGGAGTGTACGGCACTTTGGGAACGCCGGATCCTGCGAACATTCCCGGAGGACGCCAGCAGGAGCTGACCTGGACCGATTCGACGGGTAAGTTCTGGCTCTTCGGTGGGTATGGCGAAGACTCGACCGGAGTCGGATTCGGCGGACAGCTCAACGACCTTTGGAGGTTCGATCCGGCACTGGGCACGGCAGGTGAGTGGACGTGGATGGGGGGCAGCAATGTGACGCCGCCCAGCACAAGCCTGGGTGCGGCCGGCGAACCCGGGTCCTACGGGACGCTCGGAGTCACCTCACCCCTGAACAATCCGGGAGGACGCGAGCAGGTCGCAAGCTGGCTCGATGCGTCGGGTAGTCTCTGGCTCTTCGGCGGGGAGGGTATTGACGAGACTGGCGGCACGGGACAGCTCAACGACCTCTGGAAGTTCGACCCGACCAAGGGGCCGACGGGGGAGTGGACGTGGCTGGGAGGAAATAGCCATGTCCCCTTCGTATTCGGAGGTCAAATCGGAGTCTATGGGGCGCCGGGAACGCCAGATCCCGCTAATATTCCTGGGGGACGATATGGCTCCATGACCTGGAAGGATGCGTCGGGTAACTTCTGGCTCTTTGGCGGACAGGGCACCGACGTGGCCGGAACGCAAGGATATCTCAACGATCTTTGGCAGTATGCTCCGAGCACGGGTGAGTGGACGTGGATGGGCGGGAGCAGCAGCATCGGGGATAGTCAGGGGCAGTCCGGAACCTACGGAACGCAGGGCACGCCAGACCCCACCAACATACCCGGCGGACGAGATGCCGGTGTTACCTGGACCGATGCGTCGGGTAACTTCTGGCTCTTTGGCGGACTTGGAATCGATGCGGCCGGGAACCTCGCCTACCTCAACGACCTTTGGAAGTACACTCCGAGCGCAATCGGGAATACGGGCCAGTGGACATGGATGGGCGGCGGCACCACAGCCCCCCAGGCCTACTCAGGCTTGTCCGGAGTCTACGGGGTGCAGGGCACGGCAGATCCCGCGAACATACCCGGCGGACGGTACAGCGCCATAAGCTGGACCGATGCGTCGGGTATGTTCTGGCTCTTCAGCGGAAGTGGCTACGACTCGATTGGATTGCAAGGATCTCTTAACGACCTGTGGAAGTACACTCCAAGCGTAACCGGGGATACGGGGCAGTGGACGTGGATGGGGGGTAGCACCATCGTTGGGCATGCCCAGGGTCAGGGGCAATCCGGAATCTACGGCATGTTGGGCATAGCCGGGAGTAACAACAATCCCGGAGGCCGATTCGGATCCGCAAGCTGGATCGATTCGACGGGCAATCTCTGGCTCTTCGGTGGGGATGGCTTCGACTCTACCTTAACCGGCATGCAAGGGAACCTCAACGACCTGTGGAAGTATCAGCCGTAG
- the phnX gene encoding phosphonoacetaldehyde hydrolase — protein sequence MNQSPRIRAIMLDWAGTTVDHGSVAPVLALTTLFARHGIALSMQDARRDMGLLKRDHIQAILALPNISAEWNALFGKHPGMEEVTRLFAEFGPVQMDIITQHSQLIEGVIDTVKKWQDRGLLIGSTTGYTREMLAPVLAQAAAGGYRPDASVCPDEVGAGRPAPWMLARNAQLLNVYPPSSCVKIGDTLSDIEEGKNAGMWTIGLTRTGNMIGLDAVGLDQLPVAQKESLLKQASSEMLKAGADFVAEDLSACDQILSQIEARLQAGT from the coding sequence ATGAACCAATCTCCTCGCATCCGCGCAATCATGCTCGACTGGGCCGGGACAACGGTGGACCATGGTTCTGTCGCTCCCGTGTTGGCCCTCACCACTCTTTTCGCACGCCATGGAATCGCTCTTTCGATGCAGGATGCAAGACGGGATATGGGATTGCTAAAGCGTGACCATATCCAGGCCATTCTCGCGCTGCCCAATATCAGTGCGGAGTGGAATGCTCTCTTTGGAAAACATCCTGGCATGGAAGAGGTCACACGCCTCTTCGCGGAGTTTGGCCCAGTGCAGATGGATATCATCACCCAGCACTCACAACTCATCGAAGGTGTAATCGACACCGTAAAGAAATGGCAGGATCGTGGACTCCTCATAGGGAGCACCACAGGCTACACCCGTGAGATGTTAGCGCCGGTTCTTGCTCAGGCTGCTGCCGGTGGATATCGCCCGGATGCTTCGGTATGCCCGGACGAGGTCGGTGCCGGCAGGCCCGCTCCCTGGATGCTGGCACGCAACGCGCAACTCCTCAACGTGTACCCTCCATCCTCCTGCGTCAAGATCGGCGACACCCTCAGCGATATTGAAGAAGGAAAAAACGCTGGAATGTGGACGATCGGATTGACCCGGACGGGCAACATGATTGGACTCGATGCCGTCGGCTTAGACCAGCTTCCGGTCGCACAAAAAGAGAGTCTCCTCAAGCAAGCCTCATCCGAGATGCTCAAGGCGGGCGCCGACTTTGTGGCAGAGGACCTTTCGGCCTGCGATCAAATCCTGTCACAGATCGAGGCAAGATTGCAGGCCGGTACCTAG
- a CDS encoding winged helix-turn-helix domain-containing protein has product MALLEIFYPIHVKFFLMAKLELVSFLDFKFDLSSGDLLRGDKRLRIPKQTSRLLGIFLERPGAVVTRAELQELLWPEGEFLDHEHAINRVITDLRAVFRDNPKNPKYIETVHKRGYRFLPQIVVVPVTTPLLNPARSAEAEPPPEELAVAASEMEIPSVEPASFLSLPVAESQQQTITILPPLQTSRRPLRRYRWLFGGGVALLIVVALIAGLYRHRRQPTVVETNVVSLGIAPFQSEGPGAEEMGESFRLDLADALSQLPIVQIRATNSLNNISRDDNGIRSISEKLHLDMLLLGTLRVQGNRCTVQFELVRGRDSLHLASFQYEGSKDELARIRDKLQRDIFLNLQGKGKSMQSIHGSTDDSQAYGEYLQGRELTRLRDPTALHQALGHYQTAILRDPRFAQAYAGMAATHLALRYFSNATEHQNAAKQLAQQALQLDPQLAEAHAALGDVALRSAWDFALGESELRRAIELDPHKSTYHAWLASLLVYEGRFDEALSEIDRAVADDPLWPLVYSMATYVAGMAHDNNQAIAFAQKYVSLVPDSPESHNQLGWAYFCAKHYDEALAEWGRMAEMDKDSARIALEERGREAYHHEGIVAYALVRLAAIEQRSPETTRRGNDFEPAEWYAFTGQRDKAIASLQRVVTEHDGEAILLAVNPMFDNLHDDPRFQSLVHQVGLTLPNYSHRSPR; this is encoded by the coding sequence ATGGCACTCTTGGAAATCTTCTATCCCATTCATGTAAAGTTTTTTCTTATGGCTAAGCTGGAGTTGGTGTCCTTTTTGGACTTCAAGTTTGATCTTTCTTCCGGCGATCTTCTTCGTGGAGACAAGCGGCTCCGGATACCGAAACAGACCTCACGCCTTCTGGGAATTTTTCTGGAGCGTCCGGGCGCGGTGGTCACTCGCGCCGAACTTCAGGAGCTACTCTGGCCAGAAGGCGAGTTTTTAGACCATGAGCACGCCATCAACCGGGTGATCACGGATTTGCGTGCCGTGTTTCGGGACAATCCTAAGAATCCCAAGTACATCGAAACCGTTCACAAACGTGGATACCGGTTTCTACCCCAAATCGTCGTAGTCCCAGTGACAACGCCGCTGCTCAATCCTGCTCGCAGTGCTGAGGCGGAGCCTCCGCCGGAAGAACTTGCAGTTGCCGCATCGGAGATGGAGATTCCGTCCGTCGAGCCAGCTTCCTTTCTTTCCCTCCCCGTTGCGGAAAGCCAGCAGCAGACCATCACCATTCTGCCGCCTCTTCAAACATCCAGGCGCCCCCTGCGACGATATCGCTGGCTTTTTGGTGGTGGCGTTGCCCTGCTGATCGTCGTGGCTCTCATCGCTGGACTCTATCGACATCGGCGTCAACCGACGGTCGTGGAGACGAATGTCGTCTCACTCGGAATCGCCCCTTTCCAATCCGAAGGCCCAGGAGCGGAAGAGATGGGAGAGAGCTTTCGCCTCGATTTGGCCGACGCTCTCTCGCAGCTTCCTATCGTTCAAATCCGTGCAACGAACTCGCTCAACAACATCAGCCGCGACGACAACGGCATTCGCAGCATCTCCGAGAAACTCCATCTCGACATGCTTCTGCTCGGTACCCTACGAGTACAGGGCAACCGCTGCACGGTTCAGTTCGAACTTGTTCGGGGTCGCGATTCCCTCCATCTGGCATCGTTTCAATATGAAGGCAGCAAAGACGAACTTGCCCGCATTCGCGATAAGCTGCAACGCGATATCTTCCTGAATCTCCAGGGCAAGGGGAAGTCCATGCAATCCATCCATGGCAGCACGGATGACTCCCAGGCTTATGGGGAGTATTTGCAGGGCCGCGAACTGACGCGGCTCCGTGATCCTACAGCTCTGCATCAGGCTCTCGGTCATTATCAGACCGCTATTCTGCGCGATCCAAGATTTGCCCAGGCCTATGCCGGCATGGCTGCCACCCATCTCGCGCTCCGCTACTTCTCAAATGCCACAGAACACCAGAATGCAGCCAAGCAATTGGCTCAGCAGGCTTTGCAACTCGATCCGCAGCTGGCGGAGGCCCATGCGGCTCTTGGCGACGTTGCTCTGCGCTCAGCGTGGGATTTCGCTCTTGGCGAAAGTGAATTGCGCCGCGCCATCGAACTCGACCCCCACAAGTCGACCTATCATGCGTGGCTGGCCTCGTTGCTGGTCTATGAAGGCCGTTTCGATGAAGCACTATCGGAGATCGATCGCGCTGTTGCAGATGATCCACTCTGGCCTCTGGTCTACAGTATGGCTACCTATGTTGCCGGCATGGCTCACGATAACAACCAGGCGATCGCCTTCGCGCAGAAGTATGTCTCTCTGGTTCCCGATTCTCCCGAAAGCCATAACCAGCTTGGGTGGGCTTATTTCTGTGCCAAACATTATGACGAAGCCTTGGCCGAGTGGGGTCGAATGGCCGAGATGGACAAAGATTCAGCTCGCATCGCCCTGGAGGAACGTGGTCGTGAAGCCTACCATCACGAAGGGATTGTGGCCTACGCTTTGGTACGTCTTGCAGCCATAGAACAGCGGTCCCCCGAAACGACCCGTCGCGGAAACGATTTTGAACCCGCCGAGTGGTATGCCTTTACCGGTCAACGCGACAAAGCGATCGCGTCCCTCCAGCGTGTCGTCACAGAGCACGATGGCGAGGCTATCCTGCTAGCTGTAAATCCTATGTTCGACAATCTTCATGACGATCCACGCTTTCAATCACTTGTCCACCAGGTGGGGCTGACCCTTCCCAATTACTCGCACCGGAGTCCACGTTAG
- a CDS encoding sterol desaturase family protein — translation MSWIAHATPTGTVTIDWIVTSIQSFLSSLGVSQHGHTVALWLFFAGCGVLQLCLSFLVCTPIERYWPLTSWSPRNPIAADVAYAFFVRLVLFPLVAFFEYSWLQQQLDRFFLAHSISPPSLTVLVPALASWPLLVFFLYFAILDLSDYWRHRLSHRYGWWYGVHSVHHAEDQMTFWSDERSHVLEDTITYLWLIVVGLLIGVPAFQFPFVILGFRLVGSMAHSNTRISYGWLGDHIFISPRFHRTHHALKAAGRRSCNFGTALSWWDILFRTAKFHDSTVETGDAGAEPAMVTGSWGEQQAAGFRRMVRLARRARKADAAKVTS, via the coding sequence ATGTCCTGGATAGCCCACGCAACCCCGACAGGTACAGTCACGATCGATTGGATCGTGACTTCAATTCAGTCATTTCTCAGTAGCCTCGGCGTAAGCCAGCACGGTCATACGGTGGCCCTCTGGCTCTTCTTTGCGGGTTGTGGAGTATTACAACTCTGCCTGAGCTTTTTGGTCTGTACGCCCATCGAGCGATACTGGCCGCTTACGAGCTGGTCCCCACGGAATCCGATTGCAGCCGATGTGGCGTATGCCTTTTTCGTCCGCCTGGTACTCTTTCCGCTTGTCGCCTTCTTTGAATACAGTTGGCTGCAACAGCAACTTGATCGATTCTTCCTCGCACATTCGATCAGTCCACCGTCGCTGACTGTGCTCGTGCCTGCATTGGCTTCGTGGCCACTCCTAGTCTTCTTCTTATACTTCGCCATCCTCGACCTCTCCGATTACTGGAGGCATCGCCTGTCTCACAGGTATGGCTGGTGGTACGGTGTCCACTCCGTGCACCATGCCGAAGATCAGATGACGTTCTGGTCGGATGAGCGATCGCATGTACTGGAAGACACGATCACTTATCTATGGCTGATTGTGGTGGGCCTGTTGATTGGTGTTCCGGCCTTTCAGTTCCCCTTTGTCATTCTTGGATTTCGACTTGTAGGGAGCATGGCGCACTCCAACACACGCATCAGCTATGGATGGCTGGGCGACCACATCTTTATCTCCCCTCGTTTCCACCGAACGCACCATGCACTGAAGGCAGCAGGACGGCGCAGCTGTAACTTTGGTACCGCTCTGTCCTGGTGGGACATTTTGTTTAGAACAGCCAAATTCCACGACAGCACCGTCGAGACCGGCGACGCCGGGGCAGAGCCTGCGATGGTTACCGGCTCGTGGGGAGAACAGCAGGCTGCAGGCTTCCGCCGAATGGTTCGGCTGGCTCGGCGTGCCAGAAAAGCAGACGCCGCAAAGGTCACCTCATGA
- a CDS encoding Ig-like domain repeat protein, whose amino-acid sequence MLLKKLPFRPFPLMVTAFVLAISSLATAQTSSLSAEAKPVANRLTQPINETSLVSLRGTVHPLARTANDSGAAPDGMRLDRIQIVLKRSDAQESALKQLIGDLHKPGTASYHRWLTPEQFGQQFGPSDSDLATLETWLQSHGFGDIKVNPGRQTLEVAGSVAQFREAFHAQIHKYSVKGETHYANATDPQIPAAIAPVFGGFASLNNFRLTSHSKVMGKAAYDVKSGSAKPQWTMSASYGNSFVVSPGDFAVQYDLNPLYSAGTNGTGQTIAIVNESNIDLTIANSFRSLFGLPVNPPQVIIDGNDPGIDGINNPDGLNNASGEAYLDVEWAGAVAPNATIDLVIAADTTLNSGLILAAGHAVYGNIAPIISLSFGACEADLGTENQYLNSLWEQAAAQGITVAVSTGDSGSASCDNPDTQDYAVNGQAISGFASTPYNVAVGGTDFYYSSFQQGETAINAQLATYWDTKPTNRSPGVSIKGFIPEQAWNNSQYGSNILVSATAETTIAAGSGGASTLGLVTGPYQKPAWQIGNGVPADGVRDIPDVSLFAASGFNASFYPVCGADGDCQPVSSGSTVQIEGVGGTSASTPAFAAMMALVNQKYGRQGQADYILYPMATQFPAVFHDVVQGTNSVPCATGSTGCITVASPVIDIDGTREGQIGTGSVSEYNATAGYDLATGLGSLDANALLTNWQNVKFASSTTTLTPSSTNITHGQTITFSGAVTASTTPTGSVALMSDSTEPLQGGQTLFELSNGTFSGTYNALPGGTYNIWGQYSGDGVNAASKSTTTQITVVPEASQVQFGIFNVIGQSTNSGAQVPYGTQLILTAQPSPSSGTVTYGIPTGSVTFADGASNLSTVQVNSNGEAAYNAPLGIGAHSLVANYSGDDSYSKSSSPKIALTVIKDTPEIVFSSTAQTGPTTFQGGGPIVLTLKVENEANNQIEQVYGAYLYTPAAPPTGTLTISGLPAGVPTNAPLQSTLDLGTGFPEGVGAITASLPAGKYNITISYPGDANYNAISISATITVVGSNLLASTTTASSSGISTSPTAAVSITTTVTGQTGKSAPTGTVTFGTSGYEIAQVSLAAAGGDVSSAVASFNSAMLLPGQNLLTVQYSGDSVYQASSTTISITNGSGPGTQGFALAATPVNITTPGSSAASTVTVAPSNGFTGNVVLTCTVTPSSGVTDVPTCSAASVTVTGDLSVNGTLTINTDAALPPGTYTLNILGTSGALTASTSIPVILTVPAVPGFALSSSPITIATAGMTGTSTITVKPSNTFTGTVALTCSVASSTLNDPPTCSVSTPPAITGTTAVTATLTVATSSDTAAGTYTVNVSGTSGMLTQGTSVPVTVTGPAPVPSFALSGTAITNVTPGTPATSTITVTPSGGFTGAVALACSITASPTGATEPPTCSVTTPPAITGTAAVTATLTVNSTAATTAALEDHLPRSFAIGSGVTIASLLFLFLPGRRRRLNLLLSLMVLAVSAGLVVGCGGGSKASLSTGPGNAGTTTGSYVITITATSGTVSQTTMVNVSVN is encoded by the coding sequence ATGCTGCTTAAGAAGCTCCCCTTCCGGCCTTTTCCCCTTATGGTGACTGCCTTTGTCCTGGCAATTTCCTCGCTGGCCACGGCGCAAACTTCCTCTCTGTCTGCCGAAGCGAAACCGGTGGCAAATCGGCTTACGCAGCCTATTAACGAGACCAGCCTGGTGAGCCTGCGCGGAACTGTTCATCCGCTGGCCCGTACGGCCAACGATAGTGGCGCGGCGCCGGATGGCATGCGGCTCGATCGCATCCAGATCGTTCTGAAGCGCAGCGATGCCCAGGAGTCTGCTTTAAAGCAGTTGATTGGCGACCTTCATAAGCCGGGTACCGCCAGCTACCATCGGTGGCTTACTCCGGAGCAGTTCGGGCAGCAGTTTGGCCCCTCGGATTCCGACCTTGCCACGCTCGAGACGTGGTTGCAATCGCATGGATTCGGCGACATCAAGGTCAACCCCGGCCGCCAGACCCTGGAAGTTGCCGGTTCCGTCGCCCAGTTTCGCGAGGCCTTTCATGCGCAGATTCACAAGTACTCGGTAAAGGGCGAGACTCACTACGCAAACGCGACCGACCCGCAGATTCCGGCAGCGATCGCACCGGTCTTCGGTGGATTTGCCTCGCTGAACAACTTTCGCCTCACGAGCCACAGCAAGGTGATGGGCAAGGCTGCCTACGACGTTAAAAGCGGAAGCGCTAAACCCCAGTGGACCATGAGCGCCAGCTACGGAAATTCGTTCGTGGTCTCTCCCGGCGACTTCGCCGTGCAGTACGACCTGAACCCGCTATACAGCGCTGGAACGAACGGCACAGGGCAGACCATTGCCATTGTCAACGAGTCGAACATCGACCTCACCATTGCCAACAGCTTCCGTAGTCTCTTTGGTTTACCCGTCAACCCACCGCAAGTCATCATCGACGGCAACGATCCTGGAATCGATGGGATCAATAACCCCGATGGTCTTAATAATGCCTCCGGGGAAGCTTATCTCGACGTGGAGTGGGCCGGAGCCGTGGCACCGAACGCCACCATCGATCTAGTGATTGCAGCCGATACTACATTGAACTCTGGTCTTATTCTTGCGGCAGGCCATGCTGTATACGGCAATATCGCGCCCATCATCAGTCTCAGCTTCGGAGCTTGTGAAGCGGATCTCGGCACCGAAAATCAATATCTCAACTCCTTGTGGGAGCAGGCAGCGGCACAGGGGATCACTGTTGCGGTTTCGACCGGCGATAGCGGGTCGGCCAGTTGCGATAACCCTGATACTCAGGATTATGCAGTCAACGGTCAGGCTATAAGCGGATTTGCTTCCACGCCTTATAACGTCGCTGTTGGCGGCACAGACTTCTATTACAGCTCGTTTCAGCAAGGCGAGACAGCGATCAACGCCCAACTCGCCACGTATTGGGATACCAAGCCGACCAACAGATCCCCTGGCGTTTCCATCAAAGGCTTCATCCCCGAGCAGGCCTGGAATAACAGTCAGTACGGTTCGAATATTCTGGTCAGCGCCACTGCCGAAACGACCATTGCGGCAGGCAGCGGAGGAGCCAGCACTCTTGGACTCGTCACTGGTCCCTATCAAAAACCAGCTTGGCAGATAGGGAACGGCGTTCCCGCAGATGGCGTTCGCGATATTCCAGACGTTTCGCTCTTTGCAGCGTCGGGATTCAATGCCAGCTTCTACCCGGTTTGCGGCGCGGATGGCGATTGCCAGCCGGTTTCCAGCGGAAGCACTGTTCAAATCGAAGGTGTTGGTGGAACCTCTGCGTCCACGCCTGCTTTCGCTGCGATGATGGCTCTCGTCAATCAGAAGTATGGACGTCAGGGGCAGGCCGACTACATCCTGTACCCGATGGCGACACAATTTCCCGCCGTCTTCCATGATGTGGTGCAGGGAACGAACTCGGTGCCATGCGCAACAGGTTCGACAGGCTGTATCACGGTAGCAAGTCCCGTGATCGACATCGATGGTACGCGTGAGGGGCAAATTGGCACGGGCTCTGTATCTGAGTACAACGCCACAGCGGGTTACGATCTGGCCACCGGACTCGGCTCTCTCGACGCGAACGCGCTGCTCACCAACTGGCAAAATGTTAAGTTCGCCAGCTCCACTACGACCCTCACACCTTCTTCCACCAACATTACGCATGGCCAGACAATCACCTTTTCCGGAGCGGTGACAGCGAGCACGACGCCTACCGGTTCGGTGGCATTGATGTCCGACAGCACAGAGCCTCTGCAGGGCGGGCAAACGCTTTTCGAACTTAGCAATGGAACGTTTAGCGGTACGTACAACGCCTTGCCGGGCGGAACCTACAACATCTGGGGCCAATACAGCGGGGACGGAGTGAACGCCGCAAGCAAGTCGACGACGACTCAGATCACGGTCGTTCCTGAAGCCAGCCAGGTACAGTTCGGAATCTTCAACGTAATTGGCCAGAGCACAAATTCAGGTGCACAGGTTCCTTATGGAACACAACTCATCCTCACTGCTCAGCCATCGCCATCATCCGGTACCGTCACCTACGGTATCCCAACAGGAAGCGTTACGTTTGCCGATGGAGCGAGCAATCTCTCCACTGTGCAGGTCAACTCCAATGGCGAAGCTGCCTACAATGCTCCGCTCGGTATCGGCGCGCACTCTCTTGTGGCGAACTACTCCGGTGACGACAGCTACTCCAAGTCTTCTTCGCCGAAGATTGCTCTAACGGTTATAAAAGACACGCCTGAAATCGTGTTCTCCAGCACTGCGCAGACTGGACCCACCACCTTTCAGGGAGGTGGACCGATTGTCCTCACCCTCAAGGTCGAAAATGAAGCCAATAATCAGATCGAACAGGTCTATGGGGCTTATCTCTATACTCCTGCGGCTCCACCGACAGGCACTCTGACCATAAGCGGCCTTCCCGCCGGTGTACCCACCAATGCTCCTTTACAGTCGACGCTCGACCTTGGCACTGGCTTCCCCGAAGGTGTCGGCGCCATTACAGCGTCTCTCCCTGCTGGAAAGTACAACATCACGATCAGCTATCCGGGAGACGCCAACTACAACGCCATCAGCATCTCTGCCACTATCACTGTTGTGGGCAGCAATCTCCTGGCATCAACAACAACAGCGAGCTCTTCAGGTATTTCGACCTCACCTACCGCTGCAGTGAGCATCACTACGACAGTGACAGGTCAGACCGGCAAGAGCGCTCCAACGGGGACCGTGACCTTTGGCACCTCCGGTTATGAGATCGCGCAAGTCAGCCTGGCTGCAGCCGGTGGTGATGTGTCATCAGCAGTTGCCTCATTCAATAGCGCTATGCTCTTGCCTGGACAGAACCTGCTGACGGTGCAGTACTCCGGCGACTCGGTATATCAGGCCTCGTCCACCACAATCTCAATCACCAACGGCAGCGGTCCAGGAACACAGGGCTTCGCTTTGGCTGCTACGCCTGTCAACATCACAACGCCGGGCTCCAGTGCGGCCTCGACCGTTACCGTTGCTCCCAGCAATGGGTTCACTGGCAACGTAGTGCTCACCTGCACGGTCACTCCATCCTCCGGCGTAACGGACGTTCCCACCTGCTCGGCTGCCTCGGTCACAGTTACAGGAGATCTGTCGGTCAACGGCACGCTCACGATCAACACCGATGCGGCATTGCCACCCGGTACGTATACCCTCAACATTCTGGGTACTTCGGGAGCTCTGACCGCCAGCACAAGTATTCCGGTGATCCTGACTGTTCCAGCGGTTCCGGGTTTTGCATTGAGCAGCAGCCCCATCACGATTGCAACGGCTGGAATGACCGGCACGTCCACCATCACGGTTAAGCCGAGTAATACTTTCACGGGCACGGTGGCTCTTACCTGTTCCGTTGCGTCCAGCACCCTGAATGATCCGCCCACGTGCTCCGTTTCAACTCCCCCGGCCATCACGGGGACCACAGCCGTAACAGCGACACTCACCGTTGCAACCTCCTCGGATACGGCCGCAGGAACGTACACCGTCAATGTCAGTGGAACGTCAGGCATGCTCACGCAAGGTACGAGTGTCCCTGTGACAGTAACCGGCCCGGCCCCTGTCCCGAGCTTTGCACTCAGCGGTACTGCGATCACGAATGTCACGCCGGGAACGCCGGCGACATCGACGATCACTGTGACACCAAGCGGAGGTTTTACAGGCGCGGTTGCACTTGCCTGCTCAATTACAGCGAGCCCGACAGGCGCAACGGAGCCCCCGACCTGCTCCGTGACGACGCCGCCCGCGATCACGGGAACAGCGGCGGTAACGGCGACACTCACCGTAAACAGTACAGCCGCGACGACAGCAGCTTTGGAAGATCATCTTCCCCGGAGCTTTGCCATTGGAAGCGGCGTCACCATCGCGTCTCTCCTCTTCCTCTTTCTTCCGGGCCGTCGTAGACGCCTGAATCTGCTGTTGAGCCTGATGGTTCTTGCCGTGTCTGCCGGACTAGTGGTTGGCTGCGGCGGCGGATCGAAGGCGTCTTTATCAACCGGCCCCGGCAATGCCGGCACGACGACAGGGAGTTACGTCATCACCATTACTGCCACCAGCGGCACTGTTTCACAAACAACGATGGTCAACGTAAGCGTGAACTAG